One window of Thalassovita mediterranea genomic DNA carries:
- the hfaD gene encoding holdfast anchor protein HfaD → MPKTAIRFSALLAIAASTTAIAAAQDWEYIPYMGDEATESEAESTANVASGTIDQVQFGNVWADMDVQLDDHTPNGVSTSTTVGNLASATRHAGDIDAEVRQSFDAAAVATNRLRGYSAGTAVSTTTAYANASSGGTNYGSNGYYAQQQAAGSVDAYSRLDLYQADQVASATTAVANVSTNDNNEGFSIADQTQYSAANVTAETDADMCCDGTSASFATTAGANASSSTGYSTTNYNRALQKTESGTRVSASTDVYMGNGTNVIAATNSFGNSATVHNEWGYATLGVDGAPTQQENNADIDAQTYVTLDHWNGYANASSYGVGNSALISNVGSDTVLYADQYNSGTVYSYADLNGASWTGGTGIVTSTAIGNAATATVCNFCSDGAVGGRINQHNAANIIAQGQASISYGGSVYGSASAVGNAATIQSLGEQ, encoded by the coding sequence ATGCCCAAGACAGCAATCAGATTTTCGGCTCTTCTCGCGATCGCCGCCTCGACGACGGCCATCGCAGCCGCCCAGGACTGGGAATACATTCCTTATATGGGCGACGAGGCGACCGAATCGGAAGCTGAAAGCACGGCCAACGTCGCTTCCGGCACGATCGACCAGGTCCAGTTCGGCAATGTCTGGGCTGATATGGATGTCCAGCTGGACGATCACACGCCGAACGGCGTCTCCACCTCGACAACTGTCGGCAATCTCGCAAGCGCTACCCGCCATGCAGGTGATATCGATGCTGAGGTCCGCCAAAGCTTCGATGCGGCGGCAGTCGCGACGAATCGCCTACGCGGTTACTCGGCTGGCACAGCTGTCTCAACAACGACGGCCTATGCCAACGCGTCTTCGGGCGGCACGAATTACGGCTCGAACGGCTATTATGCGCAGCAGCAGGCCGCTGGCTCTGTCGATGCGTACAGCCGACTGGACCTTTATCAGGCTGATCAGGTAGCGAGCGCCACGACAGCGGTCGCGAACGTGTCGACCAATGACAATAATGAAGGCTTCAGCATTGCCGACCAGACGCAGTACAGCGCTGCGAATGTCACTGCAGAAACCGACGCTGACATGTGCTGCGATGGCACATCGGCCTCTTTTGCAACGACTGCTGGCGCAAATGCCTCGTCCTCGACCGGCTATTCGACCACGAATTATAACCGCGCCCTGCAGAAAACCGAGAGCGGCACCCGCGTTTCTGCGTCGACCGATGTCTATATGGGCAATGGCACGAACGTCATTGCAGCAACAAACAGCTTCGGTAACTCTGCCACGGTCCATAATGAGTGGGGCTATGCGACGCTTGGCGTTGATGGCGCGCCGACTCAGCAGGAAAACAATGCTGATATCGACGCACAGACCTATGTGACCCTTGATCACTGGAATGGCTATGCGAATGCAAGCTCCTACGGTGTCGGTAACTCCGCGCTGATCTCGAATGTCGGATCTGACACTGTTCTTTATGCCGACCAGTACAATAGCGGTACGGTTTACAGCTATGCAGACCTCAATGGCGCATCCTGGACCGGCGGTACGGGCATCGTGACCTCAACCGCTATCGGTAACGCCGCAACGGCTACGGTCTGTAATTTCTGCAGCGATGGCGCCGTCGGCGGCCGGATCAACCAGCACAATGCGGCCAATATCATCGCGCAAGGCCAGGCCAGCATCAGCTATGGCGGAAGCGTCTACGGCTCTGCCAGCGCTGTCGGCAATGCCGCAACCATTCAGTCGCTCGGCGAGCAGTAG
- a CDS encoding CBS domain-containing protein, which produces MLIEQILKTKGGEVLTIDAQSSLGDAARFLDDAKIGAVVAVNDSGLAGVLSERDILRQVARHGADALQMTVEESMTRGVITANPTESLDQCLARMTDRRVRHLPVMRDGRLAGIVSIGDLVKWKIEETRAEADAMADYIKGQ; this is translated from the coding sequence ATGCTGATTGAGCAGATCTTGAAAACGAAGGGCGGCGAAGTCCTTACAATCGACGCGCAAAGTTCACTGGGCGATGCAGCGAGATTTCTGGATGATGCGAAAATCGGGGCTGTCGTTGCCGTTAATGACTCGGGCCTTGCAGGTGTTCTCTCTGAGCGGGACATTCTTCGCCAGGTCGCACGGCACGGCGCGGATGCGCTGCAGATGACAGTCGAAGAGTCGATGACCCGCGGCGTTATCACAGCCAATCCGACCGAAAGCCTCGACCAGTGCCTTGCCCGTATGACTGACCGGCGCGTGCGCCATCTGCCCGTCATGCGGGACGGACGTCTTGCTGGCATCGTGTCGATCGGTGACCTCGTGAAATGGAAGATCGAGGAAACGCGCGCCGAAGCCGACGCCATGGCTGACTATATCAAAGGGCAATAA
- the hfaA gene encoding holdfast anchoring protein HfaA produces the protein MKHTTQILTGLAGLVIAAGAGFAQPAAAQAASSASQFERPYGFAPGQESQPFTATSRDASNNRVVINGLINGGTGLGTGLYTSWGQTEGAPGMLGSGTAIGNQLNVVTNGNYNTVIIDSTQINNGDQTVVLNGELDLQ, from the coding sequence ATGAAACACACGACGCAAATTCTTACCGGCCTGGCAGGCCTTGTAATCGCAGCTGGTGCGGGCTTCGCGCAGCCAGCAGCCGCGCAAGCTGCCTCCAGCGCTTCGCAATTTGAGCGCCCGTACGGCTTCGCTCCTGGACAAGAAAGCCAGCCGTTTACCGCAACTTCACGTGATGCGAGCAATAATCGCGTCGTTATCAATGGCTTGATCAATGGCGGCACCGGACTCGGCACCGGCCTCTACACAAGCTGGGGTCAGACGGAAGGTGCACCGGGCATGCTCGGATCAGGAACAGCAATCGGCAATCAGCTCAACGTGGTCACGAACGGAAACTACAACACCGTGATCATTGATTCCACGCAGATCAACAATGGCGACCAGACGGTCGTTCTCAATGGGGAGCTCGACCTGCAATGA
- the hfaB gene encoding holdfast anchoring protein HfaB codes for MINLGKTKSTATKRLSGAVLAGAMLATGCVSPVAGPGGNYADPIGNAPVTANPTPYSDGLVCMGHYARQSGYAAPRIAVGRILDYTGKADFEGGRRVTQGASLMAISAFAKAGARLVERFDTSVSELELKYANNRLIGDDVAQDFRRINAGSIPGSDYYLIGGITELNYNIRSVGGEAFVGDTDAMDTKGSIGAKLYVINVGLDLRLVETESLEVVDVISYQKQIIGREVSLGVFDFANGNVFDIGIGGRAQEPIQLAIRSVLERAVLEMMANLYAAPTSDVCALTAGGISTNSVTGDFRPAGAPLEEYNGPSRQSVSAWHNRRDPVLRGRN; via the coding sequence ATGATCAATCTCGGCAAGACAAAATCGACCGCAACCAAGCGGCTCTCCGGTGCAGTCCTGGCAGGCGCCATGCTCGCAACCGGCTGTGTCTCTCCGGTAGCAGGCCCGGGCGGCAACTATGCTGACCCGATTGGCAACGCCCCGGTGACCGCCAACCCGACGCCTTATTCCGACGGTCTCGTCTGCATGGGCCACTATGCCCGTCAGAGCGGATACGCCGCCCCGCGAATCGCGGTCGGCCGCATCCTCGACTATACCGGCAAGGCAGACTTTGAAGGTGGCCGCCGCGTGACCCAGGGCGCCTCGCTCATGGCAATCTCCGCTTTTGCGAAAGCCGGTGCCCGCCTGGTCGAACGATTCGATACCTCTGTTTCAGAGCTCGAGCTTAAATACGCCAATAACCGCCTGATCGGCGACGATGTGGCCCAGGACTTCCGCCGCATCAATGCCGGCTCCATCCCGGGTTCGGACTATTACCTGATCGGCGGCATCACCGAGCTGAACTACAATATCCGTTCGGTTGGCGGTGAAGCTTTTGTCGGCGACACCGACGCGATGGACACCAAAGGCTCCATCGGCGCCAAGCTCTATGTCATCAATGTGGGCCTCGACCTGCGTCTCGTTGAAACCGAGAGCCTCGAGGTTGTCGATGTCATTTCCTACCAGAAGCAGATCATTGGCCGCGAAGTTTCGCTCGGCGTGTTCGACTTCGCCAATGGCAATGTGTTCGACATCGGTATCGGTGGCCGCGCGCAGGAGCCTATCCAGCTTGCGATTCGCTCAGTTCTCGAGCGTGCCGTTCTGGAAATGATGGCGAATCTCTACGCTGCACCGACCTCTGACGTCTGTGCCCTGACGGCTGGCGGCATCTCGACCAACAGCGTCACCGGCGACTTCCGCCCGGCAGGTGCTCCGCTCGAGGAATATAACGGCCCATCGCGTCAGTCCGTCTCGGCCTGGCACAACCGCCGTGACCCTGTCCTTCGCGGCCGCAACTAG